ATCTCGCCCTACCTGATGGCCGCCTTCGGCGTGCGGACGGTCACCGTGGCGGCCGGGCTGCTGGCCGCCTGGCTGGCCGCGGTCCTCATCGTCCGTACGGGCATCCGCCGCCCGCTGGGCCCGGCGCTGCTCGCGTCGCTCGCCCTGTGGTGCAACGTGGCGTCGGGGCGTACGACCTTCGCGCTCGGCGTCGCGCTCGGACTCGCCGCCTGCGTGCTGCTGACCCGGGAGCGGCGCATCCCCCTCGCCGTGGCGTACGCGGCGCTCGCGACCATGGCCAGCCCGGTCGCGGGCCTGTTCCTGGTCGTCGCGGGCGCAGGTCACGCCCTCGTACGGGACCGGGCGCGGGCCGCCGCGCTCATCGCGCCCCCGGTCGTGGTGGTGGGTGCGACCGCCCTGCTCTTCCCGTTCACCGGGGAGCAGCTGATGCCCGCCGCCCGGATCTGGCCGCCGGTCCTGATCGGCCTCGTCGTGCTGACCCTGGCGCCGCGCGGCTGGCGGGTGCTGCGCTGGGGCGCCGTCGTGTACGCGGCGGGGACGGTCCTCACGTATCTGGTGCCCTCTCCGGTGGGCACGAACGTGGAGCGGCTGGCGGAGCTGTTCGCCCCGGCGGCGCTGCTGGCCGCGCTGCTCGCGGTGCCGAGGTCGGGGACCGCCCACGCGAGGCGGCGCGTGGCGCTGACCATGGCGCTGGTGTTCTCCGTGGGCTGGGTCGGCAAGAAGACCGTCGACGATCTGGCGGTGTCGACCGTGGTGCCCGCCTGGGCCCACGACACGACCGGCGTCGTGGAGGCCCTGGACCGGCTCGGCGCGGACCGTACGCGCGTCGAGGTGGTCCCGGCCCGCAACCACCGCGAGGCCACCGCGCTGGCCCCGCACGTGAACCTGGCGCGCGGCTGGAACCGGCAGCTGGACATGGAGCGCGGCCGGCTCTTCTACGACGGGACCTTCTCGGAGAGGACCTACCGGGCCTGGCTCGACCGGTGGGCCGTCGGCTTCGTGGTGCTGCCCTCGGGGAAGCCGGACGGCTTCGCGGAGGACGAGGCGCGCCTGGTCAGGAACGGCACGCCGTGGCTGGAGCCGGTGTGGCGGGACCCGAACTGGCGGGTCTACCGCGTGCGCGAGGCGGTTCCGCTGGTGTCGGCGCCCGCCTCGGTCGTGCGGGCCGACAGCGCGGCGGTGGTGGTGCGGGTCCCGCGGCCCGGCCCGGTGACCGTGCGGGTCGCGTTCTCGCCCTGGCTGTACGCCGAGGGGGGCTGCCTCGAAAAGGAGGGAGAATTCACGCGGCTGACGGTGACCGAGCCGGGCGAGTACCGGATCAGCTCGGGGTACGGCCCTTCGCCGGGCCCGGCCCCGCGCTGCTGACCGCCTGCGCGTTCTGGGCCTCCCCGACCCTTTCGGCCGTCTTCGTGAGCGTGCGCGGGCGGGGCCTGGGCCCCTGGAGCAGGTAGGTCAGCCCGAAGCCGGCGCCGACGACGGCCGCGCCGCCCACCGCGTCCAGCACCCAGTGGTTGCCGGTCGCCACGATCGCGGAGACCGTGAACAGCGGGTGCAGCAGACCGAGCGCCTTCATCCACCATCGGGGGGCGAGGATCGCGATGACGAGCCCGCACCACAGCGACCAGCCGAAGTGCAGCGAGGGCATCGCCGCGTACTGGTTGGTGAGCGCGGTCAGCGTCCCGTAGTCCGGCTGGGAGAAGTCCTGCACGCCGTGCACGGTGTCGATGAACCCGAGGCCGGGCATCAGCCGCGGCGGGGCCAGCGGGTAGAGCCAGAAGCCGACGAGCGCGAACAGCGTGGCGAAGCCGAGCGCCGAGCGGGCCCAGCGGTACTCGGCGGGCCGGCGGGCGTACAGCACGCCGAGCACGGTCAGCGGGACCACGAAGTGGAACGACGTGTAGTAGAAGTTGAAGAAGTCCTCCAGCCAGCCGATCCGCACGACCGTGTGGTTGACCCAGTGCTCGATGTCGATGAAGAGGAACTGCTCGATCGAGTGGATCTGCTCGCCGTGCTGTTCGGCGGTGGCCCGCCCCCCGGTGTTGGTACCCCCGGTCGCCGCGAGCCTGACCTGCTGGTACGCGGAGTAGCCGACGCGGATCAGCAGCAGTTCGAGGAGGAGGTTCGGGCGGCTGAGGACGCGGCGCAGGAACGGCAGCAGGGGGACGCGCCTGAACCGGGTGGGCACCGGCGGCGCGTACTCGGTCGGGACGGGCGAGCGGTAGTACTCCGACGTACGGGACAGAAACGGAACCACGGTCGCGGCGGCGAGGGCGGCGAGCAGCACGACGTTGTCCCGCAGCGGGTAGAGCCACTCCATGTTCGGCAGCATCATCTTGGCCGGCAGGGTCATCACCAGGACGACGGCGACCGGCCACACGTACCGGTCGCCCGCCTTCTTGCCGACGCGGCCGACCAGCGCGAGCAGCACCCACAGCAGCTGGTGCTGCCAGGTGGTCGGCGCGACGGCGACGGCGACGCAGCCGGTGACCGCGACCGCGAGCAGCAGCTGCCCGTCGCGGGCGTAGCGCACGGCGCGGCGCAGGCCGAGCACGGCGACGGCGGTGCCGAGCACGAGGAAGAGCCCGATCTCCAGCGGCCCCTCGACCCCGAGCCGCAGCAGCGCCCCGTGCAGCGACTCGTTGGCGAGATCGTCGGCGGGCCGCCCGAGCCCGACCCCGGCCAGGTGGTGCACCCAGTACGTGTACGAGTCGTGCGGCATGGCCGCCCACGCGAGCGCGGTGAGCGCGGCGAAGGCGAGGGCGGAGGAGACGGCGGCCCGGCGGCGGCCGGTGAACCACAGGAGCGGCGCGAACAGCAGGACGGTGGGCTGCAGGGCCGCGGCGAGGCCGATCAGTACCCCGCTCGCCCGTTCCCCGCGCACGGCGAAGCAGCCGAGGAGCACGAGCAGGACCGGGATGATGCTGGTCTGGCCGAGGTAGAGGGTGTTGCGCACGGGCAGGGACAGCATCAGGAGGCTGATGGCGACGGGGGCGGCCAGCAGGGCCGTACGGCGGCTCACCGGCTGGGGCAGGGCGCGGGCGGCGACCAGGCCGAGGGCGACCACCAGCAGCAGCGTGCCGAAGGTCCAGCCCCAGCCGAGAGCCTGCTCGGCCGCCTTGGTGAGAGGTTTGAGGACGAGTCCGCCGAAGGGTGTGCCGGTGAAGCGCGTCGAGTCGTACAGCGAACCGTTCACATGCAGCACGCCGTCGGGGCCGACCCAGGTCTCCAGATCCGTCAGGCGCTCGCCCCTGGGCGTACTCAGGACGACGGCGACCTGTCGTACGGCCAGGACGGCGGCGATCAGCCACAGGCCCGCACGGACCAGGCCCAGCCGCGCTCTGGCCGCCTCGGGCGCCGTCGCCCCGAAGGGATCACCTGGTCGTCCGCCGTGCTCCACATTTGCCACGTGCCGTCGGCCCTCCCGCCCCGTTCGTCCCCTACGCCCCTTGAACCCCACAAGTCCGCGGGGTCCCGTGCGTCTGTTTCTCGTTCGAACCCTTAGAGGCTCGCACCACCCCCGATGTGAGACGCGGGCAACCCCCTCTTCACCTGACGTCCTTCATTCTTTTGTCCCGATGAAGGTGTTGTAAGGCCGAAGAGGGCCCACGGCACGCCGCCACGCGAGGCCATGACGGGAATACAACCACCCAACCCACCGGGAACCGGCTATATTCGGCTACGGAACTCGTTAGCCCTACTAACTAGCCCTACTAACTAGCCCTACTAACTAGCTCGGCTAAGTAGCTCAGCTAAACAGTTCGGCCACGTAGCTGAGCCGAACAAACAGACGAAAGGTTCGCCGCATGACCGAGCCGCAGCTCTGGCACGACGTGGACGACTACTTCACGGGGCTTCTCGCCCCGCCGGACGCCGCCCTGACCGACGCGCTGCGCGACAGCGACGCCGCCGGACTCCCGCAGATCAACGTCGCCCCGAACCAGGGCAAACTGCTGCATCTCCTCGCCGTGATCCAGGGCGCGACCCGCATCCTGGAGATCGGCACACTCGGCGGCTACAGCACCATCTGGCTGGCCCGCGCCCTCCCCGAGGACGGCCGGCTGATCACCCTGGAGTACAGCGAACAACACGCCGAGGTGGCCCGGCACAACCTCGCCCGCGCCGGCCTGGACAAGATCACCGAGGTCCGGGTGGGACCGGCCCTGATCGGCCTGGGGACGCTGGCCGACGAGGACCCCGCACCCTTCGACGTGGTCTTTATCGACGCGGACAAGGTGAACAACCCGCGCTACGTGGAATGGGCGCTCAAGCTCACCCGGCCGGGCAGTCTGATCATCCTCGACAACGTCGTCCGCGGCGGCGCCGTCACCGACGCCCTCAGCGACGACCCGAGCGTGCGCGGCACCCGTGAGGCGCTCGACCTCTTCGCCACACACCCCAAGCTGAGCGCCACGGCGATCCAGACGGTGGGCGTGAAGGGGTACGACGGGTTCGCGCTGGCGCGCGTACTGCCGTAGGCGCCGCGCGCGGCGGTCCCGCCGTACCCGGCGGCGTCAGACCTCGTGGTAGAAACCCACGTTCACGCTGCGCGGACCCGTGCGGTCATGGATGACCAGCTCGCCCGCGCCCCCCACCGGCAGCTGCGCCGTCCCGCCGTACGGCAGCGGCTGCTGGACTCCGCCGCCCCCGCCGACCAGCGTGAACCGCACCTCGGACGACGGGTCGTCGTGCGTGCCCCGCAGCCAGGTCACCTGCCAGATCCCCTCGGGCCCGCACAGGAACTCCAGGTGGACCCGCGAGACGAACAGCCAGTCGTCGGGCGTCGCGAGGCGGCACGCGCCCCGGTCGCGCCCCACCCGCAGCACGGCGCCCGGCTCGCTCGGCGCGTCGGCCATCTGCATTCCGGCCGTCGCGCCGGCGTCCGTCCCGGACACCGAGGCCATGGTGAGTTCGAGCACGTGCGCTCCTTCGTTCCCCCGCGTAACCGCGTTCCGATGTGCCGAAGTTCCGATTGTCCCGCGCCGGACGTGTGCGACGGCCGGTGACGTATCGCCGCCGAATGATAGAGCGCGCGGGCGTACAGCGTCCGGCACAGTCGCATACCGTGGAGGTATGACCGAGCGCAAA
This sequence is a window from Streptomyces ortus. Protein-coding genes within it:
- a CDS encoding O-methyltransferase, giving the protein MTEPQLWHDVDDYFTGLLAPPDAALTDALRDSDAAGLPQINVAPNQGKLLHLLAVIQGATRILEIGTLGGYSTIWLARALPEDGRLITLEYSEQHAEVARHNLARAGLDKITEVRVGPALIGLGTLADEDPAPFDVVFIDADKVNNPRYVEWALKLTRPGSLIILDNVVRGGAVTDALSDDPSVRGTREALDLFATHPKLSATAIQTVGVKGYDGFALARVLP
- a CDS encoding bifunctional glycosyltransferase 87/phosphatase PAP2 family protein; translated protein: MANVEHGGRPGDPFGATAPEAARARLGLVRAGLWLIAAVLAVRQVAVVLSTPRGERLTDLETWVGPDGVLHVNGSLYDSTRFTGTPFGGLVLKPLTKAAEQALGWGWTFGTLLLVVALGLVAARALPQPVSRRTALLAAPVAISLLMLSLPVRNTLYLGQTSIIPVLLVLLGCFAVRGERASGVLIGLAAALQPTVLLFAPLLWFTGRRRAAVSSALAFAALTALAWAAMPHDSYTYWVHHLAGVGLGRPADDLANESLHGALLRLGVEGPLEIGLFLVLGTAVAVLGLRRAVRYARDGQLLLAVAVTGCVAVAVAPTTWQHQLLWVLLALVGRVGKKAGDRYVWPVAVVLVMTLPAKMMLPNMEWLYPLRDNVVLLAALAAATVVPFLSRTSEYYRSPVPTEYAPPVPTRFRRVPLLPFLRRVLSRPNLLLELLLIRVGYSAYQQVRLAATGGTNTGGRATAEQHGEQIHSIEQFLFIDIEHWVNHTVVRIGWLEDFFNFYYTSFHFVVPLTVLGVLYARRPAEYRWARSALGFATLFALVGFWLYPLAPPRLMPGLGFIDTVHGVQDFSQPDYGTLTALTNQYAAMPSLHFGWSLWCGLVIAILAPRWWMKALGLLHPLFTVSAIVATGNHWVLDAVGGAAVVGAGFGLTYLLQGPRPRPRTLTKTAERVGEAQNAQAVSSAGPGPAKGRTPS